The Roseovarius sp. EL26 genome contains the following window.
AGCTTAAGTGTAACGAAACGCGGCCCAAAAGGGGCCGCGTTTTGCGTTTCAGGTAGCGGTCTTCATGTTGACGCGCTTTGACAGCTCTTCCAAGCTTTCCACACGCTCGGAATATCGATCGACAAGATAGTCTTTCTGACCGCGGGTCAGCAGGGTGAATTTGACCAGCTCTTCCATCACGTCAACGATGCGGTTGTAAAACGGCGAGGACTTCATGCGACCATCTTCGCCAAATTCGAGAAACGCCTTGGGCACTGAGGATTGATTGGGAATGGTCAGCATCCGCATCCAACGGCCCAGAATGCGCATTTGATTGACGGCATTGAAGCTTTGTGAGCCGCCACAGACCTGTGCGATAGCTAAGGTTTTGCCCTGTGTGGGGCGGACGCCACCAATTGGTGCCAAGGGGATCCAGTCGATTTGGGTTTTCATAATGCCGGTCATCGCACCGTGACGTTCTGGAGAGACCCAGACCATACCTTCAGACCACATCACCAGATCGCGTAATTCTGCCACCTTGGGGTGGCTGGCCTCGGAATCGTCGGGTAGTGGCAAGCCCGAGGGGTCAAATAACTGTGTTGCGGCCCCAAACCGGTTCAGAATGCGAGCCGATTCTTCGGCCAGCAGGCGTGAGTATGAGCGATCACGCAAACTGCCATACAAAAGCAAAATGCGTGGCTTATGCGTTGGTCTCTCCTGTGGGATCAGTTTTGCCTCATCTACCGGGTGAAAGGCGCTGTCTGTGATGTTGGGCGCGTCACTCATAGGCGGTTGCCATTCTCATCAAGGATCATTTCGCCGTCTTTTTTATACACTGGCCCGGTTGGCCAGTTTTCCAAAAGATCGAGGATCTTTTCGCTGGGGCGGCAAAGCGCTACGCCTTTGGCAGTGCACACAATCGGCCGGTTCACCAGAACAGGATGTTCAACCATCGCATTCAAAAGAACCTCTTGGGAAACAGACGGGTCCGTCAGGCCCAGTTCCTCGGCATTGGTTTTATACGTGCGCAGGGCATCACGGGGCGTCAGACCGGCGGCTGCAAAAAGCCCCTGTAGCTGCGCTTTGGTCCAGCCTGTGTTCAGATATTCAACAACGACGGGATCATACCCCGCCTGACGTATGATATCGAGAACGTTTGATGACGTACCGCAACCGGGATTGTGATGGATAACGATGCTCATTTTTGACCTCGTTCAGATGGGAACCAATGTTTTGTTTTGTTTGCGAATGCTACCAGTGACAGCATAACTGGAACTTCGACCAGTACCCCAACAACGGTTGCCAAAGCGGCCCCGGAACCCAAGCCAAATAGGCTGATGGCCACGGCCACGGCCAGTTCAAAGAAGTTTGAAGTACCGATCAGGGCGCATGGGGCGGCCACGTTGAAAGGAATGCGCCAAGCCCGTGCCGCCCCATAGGCGATAAAGAAGATGCCGTAAGACTGAATCAACAGCGGGATCGCGATCAGCACGATGACCAGAGGACGGTCCAAGATGACCTCGCCTTGAAAACCAAAGAGCAGCACCACCGTAACCAGCAGACCAAAGATCGAAAACGGCTGGACCCGGCTTTTGAAGGCATCAACGGCCTCTTCACCGCCCTTTTGCACCAGTTTCTGGCGGGTCAGGTAGCCGGCCAGTAGTGGTAGCATGACGTAGAGGCCAACTGACAGCAGTAGCGTGTCCCAAGGGACGACAATATCGGTCACCCCAAGAAGGAAAGCTACGATCGGGGCAAAGGCGAAGACCATGACAACATCGTTCACACTGACCTGCACAAGAGTATAGGTGGCGTCGCCTCGGGTGAGGTTGGACCAGACAAAAACCATTGCCGTGCAGGGAGCTGCTCCCAACAAAATGACACCAGCAAGGTAGGCCTGTGCATCGTCTGGCGGGATCAAACCGGCAAAGACATAGTTGAAGAACAACACACCAAGTGCGGCCATGGTGAAGGGCTTGATCAGCCAGTTGACGATAAGCGTTACAATCAGTCCTTTGGGTTTGTCGCCGATCTGACGGATGGAGCTGAAATCTACTCCTACCATCATTGGGTAAACCATTGCCCAGATCAAAACCGCCACGGGCAAGTTGACGGAGGCAATCTCCAGCGAGGCCAGAAAAGCAAACAGGCTGGGAAATACGTTGCCCAATAATAGACCCGCGCCGATGGCAAGCGCTACCCAGACAGAAAGCCATCGCTCAAAGGCTCCAAGCCCCGAGTTTTCAATAACGGATGTGTCGGTCATAAGTTTTCCTTGTCAGAATGTAAGCTTCAGCAGTTACAGGCGATCTCATTGATCAGGGTTTTGCATTGTTCTGGTTGCCCGCCGCAGCAATCTTCCGTCAAAAAGGCGAGCAGGCCACGCATACCCTCCATATTGGCGAAATAGCGGATCATTCGGCCCTCGCGATTGTTGCGCAAAAGACCAGCTTGCGTCAGCACGGCTAGATTGGCGGACATGGTGTTTTGTTTAACGTTAAGCGCTTCTCCTATTTCACCGGAAAGCATACCGTCGGCGCCTGCACGAACCAGCAAGCGGAATACATCCAACCGGGTTGATTGTGAAAGGGCTGCGAGAGCGAGGAGGGCGTTTGTCTTATCCATATATCATGAATTATTGATATATTGGGTGAAGTCAATCTAAATTATGTGCTGTTATGAAAGTTTCATGGAACTGTAATGAAAAGCGGGATGACGTATCATCCCGCAATTTTGATAGCTTAG
Protein-coding sequences here:
- the arsH gene encoding arsenical resistance protein ArsH, whose protein sequence is MSDAPNITDSAFHPVDEAKLIPQERPTHKPRILLLYGSLRDRSYSRLLAEESARILNRFGAATQLFDPSGLPLPDDSEASHPKVAELRDLVMWSEGMVWVSPERHGAMTGIMKTQIDWIPLAPIGGVRPTQGKTLAIAQVCGGSQSFNAVNQMRILGRWMRMLTIPNQSSVPKAFLEFGEDGRMKSSPFYNRIVDVMEELVKFTLLTRGQKDYLVDRYSERVESLEELSKRVNMKTAT
- the arsC gene encoding arsenate reductase (glutaredoxin) (This arsenate reductase requires both glutathione and glutaredoxin to convert arsenate to arsenite, after which the efflux transporter formed by ArsA and ArsB can extrude the arsenite from the cell, providing resistance.), with the translated sequence MSIVIHHNPGCGTSSNVLDIIRQAGYDPVVVEYLNTGWTKAQLQGLFAAAGLTPRDALRTYKTNAEELGLTDPSVSQEVLLNAMVEHPVLVNRPIVCTAKGVALCRPSEKILDLLENWPTGPVYKKDGEMILDENGNRL
- the arsB gene encoding ACR3 family arsenite efflux transporter, translating into MTDTSVIENSGLGAFERWLSVWVALAIGAGLLLGNVFPSLFAFLASLEIASVNLPVAVLIWAMVYPMMVGVDFSSIRQIGDKPKGLIVTLIVNWLIKPFTMAALGVLFFNYVFAGLIPPDDAQAYLAGVILLGAAPCTAMVFVWSNLTRGDATYTLVQVSVNDVVMVFAFAPIVAFLLGVTDIVVPWDTLLLSVGLYVMLPLLAGYLTRQKLVQKGGEEAVDAFKSRVQPFSIFGLLVTVVLLFGFQGEVILDRPLVIVLIAIPLLIQSYGIFFIAYGAARAWRIPFNVAAPCALIGTSNFFELAVAVAISLFGLGSGAALATVVGVLVEVPVMLSLVAFANKTKHWFPSERGQK
- a CDS encoding helix-turn-helix transcriptional regulator; translation: MDKTNALLALAALSQSTRLDVFRLLVRAGADGMLSGEIGEALNVKQNTMSANLAVLTQAGLLRNNREGRMIRYFANMEGMRGLLAFLTEDCCGGQPEQCKTLINEIACNC